A genome region from Bradyrhizobium commune includes the following:
- the addB gene encoding double-strand break repair protein AddB encodes MRVFSVPISVPFLRTVVSALLDGRLVDGFEARREPARLADATLYLPTRRAMRVVREIFLDEMKADAVVLPRIVALGDIDEDELAFADEGEQFSSAAPIDIPPRLGELERRLTLAQLVAAWAKRPVLSPLVVGGPASTLALASDLARLIDDMVTRGVDWSALQGLVPDQLDQYWQHSLQFLNIARETWPNHLAEINRIEPAARRDLLIAAEARRLTAHPHGPVIAAGSTGSMPATAKFLHAVASLPHGAVVLPGLDTDLDDDAWRSIGGVRDALGKFVEHPASNHPQYAMHALLDRFGIKRSDVDIIQLPAEGGRDLLASESMRPSAKTEVWHDRLKQPDVAAKIAGGMKNLAVVEAPNPEMEALAIAIAMREARHLDKSAALVTPDRALARRVMAALTRWDLAFDDSGGDVLMETSAGVFARLAAEAATKGLEPPTLLAMLKHPLCRLGRAPAAWKAAIEGLELAVLRGTRPPAGTAGLLREFNRFREELAKLWRSEVSALHKAEPRARLKAEDLDRIQALIDTLQKALAPVESLASSRPYDFAELAHRHREILIELSRDEQGIAQAYEDREGLALASAFDDLLRGGTTSGLMVTLPDYADVFQTAFGDRAVRRRDRPGARLQIYGPLESRLMQADRVIVGGLIEGVWPPAPRIDPWLSRPMRHELGLDLPERRIGLSAHDFAQLLGADEVILTHSAKAGGAPAVASRFLHRLEAVAGDAHWKAAIGAGEKYVQFADALDQPAEVKPVKQPEPRPPRATRPLKMSVTAIEDWLRDPYTIYAKHILRLDALDPVDMPLSAADRGSAIHDALGEFTESYATRLPADPARVLRTIGEKYFEPLMERPEARALWWPRFQRIARWFGAWEIARRDAIEAITAETRGEISIPLDHGRSFRLSARADRIERRQGGGYAILDYKTGQPPTGKQVRMGLSPQLTLEAAILREGGFPDIDAGSSVSQLVYVRLSGNNPPGEERILELKIKQGDEPQPPDTAAAEARAKLEALIRAFDDEHQAYISLNLPMWTNRYGAYDDLARIKEWSAAGGLGIEEW; translated from the coding sequence ATGCGCGTCTTCAGCGTCCCCATCTCAGTTCCGTTCCTGCGCACGGTCGTCTCAGCCCTGCTCGACGGCCGGCTGGTCGACGGTTTTGAGGCCCGCAGGGAGCCGGCGCGCCTTGCCGACGCCACGCTGTATCTGCCGACCCGGCGCGCCATGCGCGTCGTCCGCGAGATCTTCCTCGACGAGATGAAGGCGGACGCCGTGGTGCTGCCGCGCATCGTCGCGCTCGGCGACATCGACGAGGACGAGCTCGCCTTCGCTGACGAGGGCGAGCAGTTTTCGAGCGCGGCCCCGATCGACATTCCGCCGCGGCTCGGCGAGCTCGAGCGGCGGCTGACGCTCGCACAACTCGTCGCGGCCTGGGCCAAGCGTCCCGTGCTATCGCCGCTGGTGGTCGGCGGCCCCGCCTCGACGCTTGCGCTGGCGTCCGATCTCGCGCGCCTGATCGACGACATGGTGACGCGCGGCGTCGACTGGAGTGCACTCCAGGGCCTGGTGCCGGATCAGCTCGATCAGTACTGGCAGCATTCGCTCCAGTTCCTGAACATCGCGCGCGAGACCTGGCCCAATCATCTCGCGGAGATCAACCGCATCGAGCCCGCGGCGCGGCGCGATCTGCTGATCGCGGCGGAAGCCAGGCGCCTGACCGCGCATCCTCATGGCCCCGTGATCGCGGCCGGCTCGACCGGATCGATGCCGGCCACCGCAAAATTCCTGCACGCGGTCGCCTCGCTGCCGCATGGCGCCGTGGTGCTGCCGGGCCTCGACACCGATCTCGACGATGACGCCTGGCGAAGCATCGGCGGCGTGCGCGATGCGCTCGGCAAATTCGTGGAGCATCCGGCCTCGAACCATCCGCAATATGCCATGCATGCGCTGCTGGATCGCTTCGGCATCAAGCGCAGCGATGTCGACATTATTCAGCTGCCGGCCGAAGGCGGTCGAGATCTGCTCGCCTCCGAATCGATGCGGCCCTCCGCCAAGACGGAAGTCTGGCATGACCGGCTAAAGCAGCCGGATGTGGCTGCGAAGATCGCCGGCGGCATGAAAAACCTCGCGGTGGTCGAAGCGCCCAATCCCGAGATGGAAGCGCTTGCGATCGCCATCGCGATGCGCGAGGCGCGGCATCTCGACAAATCGGCGGCGCTGGTGACGCCGGACCGCGCGCTGGCGCGACGGGTGATGGCGGCGCTGACCCGGTGGGACCTCGCCTTCGACGATTCCGGCGGTGACGTGCTGATGGAAACCTCCGCCGGCGTTTTCGCGCGTCTCGCAGCCGAAGCGGCGACCAAGGGATTGGAGCCGCCGACGCTGCTCGCAATGCTGAAACACCCGCTGTGCCGGCTCGGCCGCGCGCCCGCTGCATGGAAGGCCGCGATCGAAGGCTTGGAGCTTGCTGTGTTGCGCGGGACGCGGCCGCCGGCCGGTACCGCCGGTCTCTTGCGCGAGTTCAATCGCTTTCGCGAAGAGCTTGCAAAATTGTGGCGCAGCGAAGTCTCCGCACTCCACAAAGCCGAGCCGCGCGCGCGGCTCAAAGCCGAGGATCTCGATCGCATCCAGGCGCTGATCGATACCTTGCAAAAAGCACTGGCGCCGGTCGAGAGCCTGGCGTCATCGAGGCCCTATGACTTCGCCGAGCTTGCGCACCGGCATCGCGAGATCCTGATCGAGCTGTCGCGCGACGAGCAGGGCATTGCGCAGGCCTACGAGGACCGCGAAGGCCTCGCGCTCGCCAGCGCCTTCGACGATCTCCTGCGCGGCGGCACGACCAGCGGATTGATGGTGACGTTGCCTGATTACGCAGATGTCTTCCAGACCGCGTTCGGCGATCGCGCGGTGCGGCGGCGTGACAGGCCCGGCGCGCGGCTCCAGATCTACGGTCCGCTGGAATCGCGCCTGATGCAGGCCGATCGCGTCATCGTCGGCGGGCTGATCGAGGGCGTCTGGCCGCCAGCGCCGCGCATCGACCCCTGGCTGAGCCGGCCGATGCGGCACGAGCTCGGCCTCGACCTGCCGGAGCGCCGCATCGGCCTCTCCGCCCACGACTTCGCGCAGCTGCTCGGCGCCGATGAGGTGATCCTGACCCATTCCGCCAAGGCCGGCGGCGCGCCGGCGGTGGCCTCGCGCTTCCTGCACCGGCTAGAGGCCGTCGCAGGCGACGCGCACTGGAAGGCGGCCATAGGCGCCGGCGAGAAATACGTGCAGTTCGCGGACGCACTCGACCAGCCTGCCGAGGTCAAGCCGGTCAAGCAGCCCGAGCCGCGACCACCGCGCGCGACGCGGCCGCTGAAGATGTCGGTGACCGCGATCGAGGACTGGCTGCGCGATCCCTACACGATCTACGCAAAACACATTTTGCGGCTCGACGCGCTCGACCCTGTCGACATGCCGCTCTCGGCCGCCGATCGCGGCTCCGCGATCCATGATGCGCTCGGCGAGTTCACCGAGAGCTACGCGACGCGGCTGCCCGCCGATCCTGCCCGCGTGCTGCGCACGATCGGCGAGAAATATTTCGAGCCGCTGATGGAGCGGCCCGAGGCGCGGGCGCTGTGGTGGCCCCGCTTCCAGCGCATCGCGCGCTGGTTCGGTGCATGGGAGATCGCGCGGCGCGACGCGATCGAGGCGATCACTGCGGAGACCCGCGGCGAGATCTCGATCCCGCTCGATCATGGACGCAGCTTCCGCCTCTCCGCCCGCGCCGACCGCATCGAGCGGCGCCAGGGCGGCGGCTACGCCATCCTCGACTACAAGACCGGACAGCCGCCGACCGGCAAGCAGGTCCGCATGGGCCTGTCGCCGCAGCTGACGCTGGAAGCGGCGATCCTGCGCGAGGGCGGCTTTCCCGACATCGACGCGGGCTCATCGGTGAGCCAGCTCGTCTATGTGCGCCTGAGCGGCAACAATCCGCCCGGCGAGGAGCGCATCCTCGAGCTCAAGATCAAGCAGGGCGACGAGCCGCAGCCGCCCGATACCGCAGCCGCAGAAGCCAGGGCGAAGCTGGAGGCGCTGATCCGCGCCTTCGACGACGAGCACCAAGCCTACATCTCGCTGAACCTGCCGATGTGGACCAACCGCTACGGCGCCTATGACGATCTCGCCCGGATCAAGGAATGGTCGGCGGCCGGCGGATTGGGGATCGAGGAATGGTGA
- a CDS encoding nucleotidyltransferase family protein yields the protein MSVKPTKAMVLAAGFGLRMRPLTDKMPKPLVPVAGQPLLDHVLDKLGKAGVTDAVVNVHYLPDQIIAHVAGRKHPHVTISDERDQVLGTGGGVVKALPLLGNAPFFHVNSDTLWIDGVRSNLARLAENFDPARMDILLLMAPTATSIGYGGRGDYGMTPDGALRKRKEKEIVPFVYAGAAILSPSIFADAPNGEFSLTKMFDRANEQERLFGLRLDGVWMHVGTPDAVHAAEEAFLESVA from the coding sequence ATGTCCGTCAAACCGACCAAAGCCATGGTGCTCGCCGCAGGGTTCGGCCTGCGCATGCGTCCGTTGACGGATAAGATGCCGAAGCCGCTGGTGCCGGTCGCCGGCCAGCCGCTGCTCGACCACGTGCTCGACAAGCTTGGCAAGGCCGGCGTGACCGACGCCGTCGTCAATGTGCATTATCTGCCGGACCAGATCATCGCGCACGTCGCAGGCCGAAAGCATCCGCACGTGACCATCTCGGACGAGCGCGACCAGGTGCTGGGCACCGGCGGCGGCGTGGTCAAGGCGCTGCCGCTGCTCGGCAACGCGCCGTTCTTCCATGTCAATTCCGACACGCTGTGGATCGACGGCGTGCGCTCGAACCTGGCGCGGCTGGCGGAAAACTTCGATCCCGCGCGGATGGACATCCTGCTGCTGATGGCGCCGACCGCGACCAGCATCGGCTATGGCGGCCGCGGCGATTACGGCATGACGCCCGACGGCGCCTTGCGCAAGCGCAAGGAAAAAGAGATCGTTCCGTTCGTCTATGCCGGCGCGGCGATCCTGTCCCCGTCGATCTTCGCCGATGCGCCGAACGGCGAGTTCTCGCTGACGAAAATGTTCGACCGCGCCAATGAGCAGGAGCGCCTGTTCGGCCTTCGTCTCGACGGCGTCTGGATGCATGTCGGCACGCCCGACGCGGTGCATGCCGCGGAAGAGGCGTTTCTGGAGAGCGTGGCGTAG